One genomic segment of Mycolicibacterium chubuense NBB4 includes these proteins:
- a CDS encoding class I SAM-dependent methyltransferase, with product MNHTHAALPPAAAALFELAHGVTGFMPADEGRELYETAVRYLGDGVGVEIGTYCGKSTVMLGAAAAQTGGLLYTVDHHHGSEEHQAGWEYHDASLVDPVTGLFDTLPVLRHTLDAAKLDDHVVAIVGRSPVVARGWRTPLRLLFIDGGHTEEAAQRDFDGWARWVEVGGALVIHDVFPDPADGGQAPFHIYQRALATGDFREVAATGSMRVLERTSGQAGTLRGS from the coding sequence ATGAACCACACCCATGCCGCGCTGCCACCGGCGGCCGCCGCCCTGTTCGAACTCGCTCACGGGGTCACCGGCTTCATGCCGGCCGACGAGGGCCGCGAGCTCTACGAGACCGCCGTGCGCTATCTCGGCGACGGCGTCGGTGTCGAGATCGGCACCTACTGCGGCAAATCGACGGTCATGCTCGGTGCGGCCGCCGCGCAGACCGGCGGACTGCTGTACACGGTCGACCATCACCACGGCTCCGAAGAGCACCAGGCGGGCTGGGAGTATCACGACGCGTCGCTGGTGGACCCGGTCACGGGGTTGTTCGACACCCTGCCGGTACTGCGGCACACGCTCGACGCCGCGAAGCTCGACGACCACGTCGTCGCGATCGTCGGCCGGTCCCCGGTGGTCGCACGCGGGTGGCGAACACCGTTGCGGCTGTTGTTCATCGACGGCGGACACACCGAGGAGGCCGCGCAGCGGGACTTCGACGGCTGGGCCCGGTGGGTCGAGGTCGGCGGTGCGCTGGTCATCCACGACGTGTTTCCCGATCCCGCCGACGGCGGGCAGGCGCCGTTCCACATCTATCAGCGGGCCCTGGCGACGGGCGACTTCCGCGAGGTCGCCGCCACCGGCTCGATGCGGGTGCTGGAGCGCACGTCCGGACAGGCCGGCACGCTGCGCGGGAGCTAA
- the msrA gene encoding peptide-methionine (S)-S-oxide reductase MsrA, translating into MSDYKRAVLAGGCFWGMQDLIRRQPGVVSTRVGYTGGQNDHPTYRNHPGHAEAVEIVYDPAQTDYRALLEFFFQIHDPTTKNRQGNDVGTSYRSEIFYVDDEQRQVALDTIADVDASGLWPGTVVTAVSPAPDFWEAEPEHQDYLLHYPNGYTCHFPRPGWKLPKRTQV; encoded by the coding sequence GTGAGCGACTACAAGCGAGCCGTCCTGGCCGGCGGATGCTTCTGGGGTATGCAGGACCTGATCCGGCGCCAGCCCGGGGTGGTGTCCACGCGCGTCGGCTACACCGGCGGACAGAACGACCACCCGACCTACCGCAACCATCCCGGCCATGCCGAGGCCGTCGAGATCGTCTACGACCCCGCGCAGACCGACTACCGCGCGCTGCTCGAGTTCTTCTTCCAGATCCACGATCCGACGACGAAGAACCGTCAGGGCAACGACGTCGGCACCAGCTACCGGTCGGAGATCTTCTACGTCGACGACGAACAGCGCCAGGTCGCGCTCGACACGATCGCCGACGTCGACGCCTCCGGGCTGTGGCCGGGCACGGTGGTCACCGCGGTCAGCCCCGCTCCCGACTTCTGGGAGGCCGAGCCCGAGCACCAGGACTATCTGCTGCACTACCCCAACGGCTACACCTGCCACTTCCCGCGGCCCGGCTGGAAGCTGCCGAAGCGCACGCAGGTCTGA
- a CDS encoding cytochrome P450, with amino-acid sequence MTVVHGSTKRLDRLPPSPRVPRVLQGIGFSFSRKWTVDQVTRRCGNVFTLTLPVFGRSVIVADPALAKQVFMANTDDVGNIQPNLSRVLGPGSVFALDGTQHRLRRKLLTPPFHGKSIKNYERIFEEETLREAATWPEGQPLQTLEPMMRITLNVILRAVFGADGAHLDELRRIIPPWVTLGSRLAVLPMPSRTMGRFSPWGRLAAYRRRYDDLVDRLIDAVRADPDFNSRDDVLALLLRSTYEDGSAMSRQDIGDELLTLLGAGHETTAATLSWAFERISRHPEVLAELEAEALTDTNEYRQAAILEVQRVRTIIDFAGRHVYAPSFELGDWVVPQGYSILVAIAQVHRRSEEFPDPDRFDPQRFVGQRPTTFAHIPFGGGTRRCVGAAFANVEMDVVLRTVLRHFVIEPTDAPGEKTHFRGVAHTPRDGGKVVLRRR; translated from the coding sequence ATGACTGTGGTACACGGCAGTACCAAGCGGCTCGACCGGCTTCCACCGAGCCCCCGTGTCCCGCGGGTGCTGCAGGGGATCGGCTTCTCCTTCTCGAGGAAGTGGACGGTCGACCAGGTCACCCGCCGCTGCGGCAACGTGTTCACGCTGACGCTGCCCGTGTTCGGCCGCTCGGTGATCGTGGCCGATCCCGCCTTGGCCAAGCAGGTCTTCATGGCCAACACCGACGACGTCGGCAACATCCAGCCCAACCTGTCGCGGGTGCTCGGACCGGGGTCGGTGTTCGCGCTCGACGGCACCCAGCATCGCCTCCGCCGCAAGTTGCTGACGCCGCCGTTCCACGGCAAGAGCATCAAGAACTACGAGAGGATCTTCGAGGAGGAGACGCTGCGCGAGGCCGCGACATGGCCCGAGGGTCAGCCCCTGCAGACTCTCGAACCGATGATGCGCATCACGCTCAACGTGATCCTGCGTGCGGTGTTCGGCGCCGACGGCGCACATCTGGACGAGCTGCGGCGCATCATCCCGCCGTGGGTCACGCTGGGATCGCGGCTCGCCGTGCTACCGATGCCGTCGCGCACCATGGGGCGGTTCAGCCCGTGGGGGCGGTTGGCGGCCTACCGACGCCGGTACGACGACCTGGTGGACCGGCTCATCGACGCGGTGCGCGCCGACCCCGACTTCAACAGCCGGGACGACGTTCTCGCGCTGCTGCTGCGCAGCACGTACGAGGACGGCTCGGCGATGTCGCGCCAGGACATCGGCGACGAGCTGCTCACGCTGCTCGGCGCGGGCCACGAGACCACCGCGGCGACGCTGAGCTGGGCCTTCGAGCGCATCAGCCGCCATCCGGAGGTGCTGGCCGAGCTCGAGGCCGAAGCCCTCACCGACACCAACGAGTACCGGCAGGCCGCGATCCTGGAAGTCCAGCGCGTGCGCACGATCATCGACTTCGCCGGCCGTCACGTCTACGCGCCGAGCTTCGAGCTCGGGGATTGGGTTGTCCCGCAGGGCTATTCGATCCTGGTGGCGATAGCTCAGGTACACCGGCGGTCCGAGGAGTTCCCGGACCCGGACCGATTCGACCCGCAGCGTTTCGTCGGGCAGAGGCCGACGACGTTCGCCCACATCCCCTTCGGCGGCGGCACCCGGCGCTGCGTCGGGGCGGCGTTCGCCAACGTGGAGATGGACGTCGTGCTGCGAACCGTGCTGCGGCACTTCGTGATCGAACCGACCGACGCACCCGGCGAGAAGACCCACTTCCGCGGCGTCGCGCACACCCCGAGGGACGGCGGCAAGGTCGTCCTGCGCCGCCGCTGA
- a CDS encoding NAD(P)/FAD-dependent oxidoreductase — MSARSCHNRSVPTRAPRTGPVNGYVSGWFDGPPTPRAPLPGSRDADVCIVGAGYTGLWTAYYLKKADPSLRIAVLEARFAGFGASGRNGGWLSGLVPGDRERMAHRYGRDAVVAWQRALNEAVDEVIAVAAREGIDAGIVKGGTLEVARNAAQATRLAAAADAERRWQVDGIEELSKEQAAQRIRLHGVVAAYHNPHCARIQPATLVRGLADTVARLGVDIYERSPVTAIAAGRATTPWGTVSAPVILRATEGFTAALPGLKRRWLPMNSSMIATDPIPERVWSTIGWRSRETLGDTAHGFFYAQRTVDDRIAIGGRSLPYRFGSRTDRDGRVPDRTIATLRATLHSVLPQVADVPIAHGWCGVLAVPRDWEATVGFDRARGVGWAGGYVGHGVTATNLAARTLTDLVLGRATPLTALPWVGHPSRDWEPEPLRWLGVRGMYLAYKAADWHEARGTARTSSIAVVADRIAGRPH, encoded by the coding sequence ATGTCGGCCCGGTCCTGCCACAATCGCTCGGTGCCCACCCGCGCGCCCCGCACCGGTCCCGTGAACGGCTACGTGTCCGGATGGTTCGACGGACCACCCACTCCGCGGGCGCCCCTGCCCGGCAGTCGCGATGCCGACGTCTGCATCGTCGGCGCCGGATACACCGGCCTGTGGACCGCCTACTACCTGAAGAAGGCCGACCCGTCGCTGCGGATCGCCGTGCTGGAGGCGCGCTTCGCCGGCTTCGGCGCCTCCGGACGCAACGGGGGATGGCTCTCGGGTCTGGTCCCCGGTGATCGCGAGCGGATGGCGCACCGGTACGGCCGCGACGCCGTGGTCGCCTGGCAGCGTGCACTCAACGAGGCCGTCGACGAGGTGATCGCCGTCGCCGCTCGGGAGGGTATCGACGCGGGCATCGTGAAAGGCGGCACGCTGGAGGTGGCACGCAACGCCGCGCAGGCCACCCGGCTGGCCGCCGCGGCCGACGCCGAGCGCCGCTGGCAAGTCGACGGCATCGAGGAGCTCTCGAAAGAGCAAGCGGCGCAACGTATCCGCCTGCACGGCGTGGTCGCGGCCTATCACAACCCGCACTGCGCCCGGATTCAGCCCGCGACGCTGGTCCGTGGTCTGGCCGACACCGTGGCACGTCTCGGGGTGGACATCTACGAACGCTCACCCGTCACCGCCATCGCGGCCGGGCGCGCGACGACGCCGTGGGGCACCGTCAGCGCGCCGGTGATCCTGCGTGCCACCGAGGGATTCACCGCCGCGCTGCCCGGTCTGAAGCGACGCTGGCTGCCGATGAACAGCTCGATGATCGCGACCGACCCGATCCCCGAACGGGTGTGGAGCACCATCGGGTGGCGCAGCCGGGAAACCCTGGGCGACACCGCGCACGGCTTCTTCTACGCCCAGCGGACCGTCGACGACCGGATCGCGATCGGCGGCCGCAGCTTGCCCTACCGGTTCGGCTCGCGCACCGACCGCGACGGCCGCGTGCCGGACCGGACCATCGCAACGCTGCGTGCGACGTTGCACAGCGTCCTCCCGCAGGTCGCCGACGTGCCGATCGCGCACGGCTGGTGCGGGGTGCTCGCGGTGCCGCGCGACTGGGAGGCCACCGTCGGTTTCGACAGGGCAAGAGGCGTGGGCTGGGCGGGCGGATACGTCGGTCACGGCGTCACCGCCACCAACCTGGCGGCGCGCACGCTGACCGACCTGGTGCTCGGGCGTGCGACGCCGTTGACCGCCCTGCCCTGGGTCGGACATCCGTCGCGCGACTGGGAGCCGGAGCCGCTGCGCTGGCTCGGCGTGCGCGGCATGTACCTGGCGTATAAGGCCGCCGACTGGCACGAGGCGCGCGGGACCGCGCGCACCTCATCCATCGCGGTCGTCGCCGACAGGATCGCCGGACGGCCGCACTGA
- a CDS encoding NAD-dependent epimerase/dehydratase family protein, whose product MTALVIGANGYLGSHVTRQLVADGQDVRVMVREGANTIGIDDLAVTRFTGDVFADEVLREAMTGCDVVYYCVVDARGWLRDPTPLFRTNVEGTRHVCDVAVEPGIAGTLKKFVYTSSYVTVGRRRGRVATESDIIDDRGVTPYVRSRVQAENLVMDYVRARALPAVAMCVSTTYGAGDWGRTPHGAIIAGAAFGKLPFVMSGIELEAVGIDDAARALLLAAENGRVGERYLISEKMISNADVVRIAAEAAGVAPPGRTLPLAASYAMAALGSVKGRLTGTDERLSLGSLRLMRAEAPVNCAKARSELGWRPRPVEQSIREAAEFWVGLRSAKRAGR is encoded by the coding sequence ATGACAGCCCTCGTCATCGGCGCCAACGGCTACCTCGGCAGCCACGTCACCCGGCAGCTCGTCGCGGACGGCCAGGACGTCCGCGTCATGGTGCGCGAGGGCGCGAACACGATCGGTATCGACGACCTCGCGGTCACCCGGTTCACCGGCGACGTCTTCGCCGACGAGGTCCTGCGCGAGGCGATGACCGGATGCGACGTCGTCTACTACTGCGTCGTCGACGCGCGGGGCTGGCTGCGCGACCCCACGCCGCTGTTCCGCACCAACGTCGAGGGCACCCGCCATGTCTGCGACGTCGCGGTGGAACCGGGTATCGCCGGCACGCTCAAGAAGTTCGTCTACACCAGCAGCTACGTGACGGTCGGGCGCAGGCGGGGCCGCGTGGCCACCGAGTCCGACATCATCGACGACCGGGGGGTGACGCCCTACGTCCGCTCGCGGGTGCAGGCGGAGAACCTGGTGATGGACTACGTGCGGGCCCGTGCGCTGCCCGCCGTGGCGATGTGCGTGTCGACGACCTACGGCGCCGGCGATTGGGGACGCACGCCGCACGGCGCGATCATCGCCGGTGCGGCGTTCGGCAAGCTGCCGTTCGTGATGAGTGGCATCGAGCTGGAAGCGGTGGGCATCGACGACGCCGCCCGCGCGCTGCTGCTGGCCGCGGAGAACGGACGGGTCGGCGAGCGCTACCTGATCTCGGAGAAGATGATCTCCAACGCCGACGTCGTGCGGATCGCCGCCGAGGCCGCCGGGGTCGCACCGCCGGGCAGGACCCTGCCGCTGGCGGCGTCGTACGCGATGGCGGCGCTGGGCAGCGTCAAGGGCCGGCTGACCGGCACCGACGAGCGGCTGTCGTTGGGCTCGCTGCGACTGATGCGGGCCGAGGCGCCGGTGAACTGCGCCAAGGCCCGAAGTGAACTGGGTTGGCGGCCAAGGCCGGTCGAGCAGTCGATCCGCGAGGCGGCCGAATTCTGGGTCGGGTTGCGCAGCGCCAAGCGCGCGGGGAGATGA
- a CDS encoding TetR/AcrR family transcriptional regulator translates to MSDPTLESTRRRLTARQADTVDRLGRAAVELLAREGFAGLTVRRVAARAGVGAATAYTYFSSKEHLVAEVFWRRLASSPHTAHGSDDPPARVIEVMGHIWTLVADEPEFAGAVTTALLGKDPDVEVLRQRIGRDIRERLSAALGPDTDPEVIDALEMLYSGALVRAGMGYASYEEITGKLERSARLILG, encoded by the coding sequence GTGTCCGATCCGACTCTGGAGTCGACTCGGCGCCGACTGACGGCAAGGCAGGCCGACACCGTGGACCGGCTCGGCCGGGCCGCCGTGGAACTGCTCGCCCGCGAGGGATTCGCAGGCCTGACGGTGCGCCGGGTGGCCGCACGGGCCGGGGTCGGGGCCGCGACCGCGTACACGTACTTCTCCTCCAAAGAGCATCTCGTCGCCGAGGTGTTCTGGCGCAGGCTGGCCAGTTCCCCGCACACCGCGCACGGGTCGGACGACCCGCCGGCGCGGGTCATCGAGGTGATGGGCCACATCTGGACGCTGGTCGCCGACGAGCCCGAGTTCGCCGGCGCGGTGACCACCGCACTGCTCGGCAAGGACCCCGACGTGGAGGTGCTACGCCAGCGCATCGGGCGCGACATCCGCGAAAGACTCTCTGCGGCACTGGGTCCCGATACGGACCCGGAGGTGATCGACGCACTGGAGATGCTGTACTCGGGGGCGCTGGTGCGTGCCGGAATGGGCTACGCGTCCTACGAGGAGATCACCGGAAAGCTGGAGAGGTCGGCCCGGCTGATCCTCGGATGA
- the msrB gene encoding peptide-methionine (R)-S-oxide reductase MsrB codes for MTQQYNRNPAAVGALSPEQYHVTQENGTERPFTGEYWDSHEPGIYVDVVSGEPLFASVDKFESGSGWPSFTKPLDPANVRKKRDFSHLMIRTEVRSAHGDSHLGHVFTDGPRAEGGLRYCINSAALRFIHLDDLEAQGYGQYRGLFTKPREEHV; via the coding sequence ATGACGCAGCAATACAACAGGAACCCCGCTGCCGTCGGCGCGTTGTCGCCCGAGCAGTATCACGTGACGCAGGAGAACGGCACCGAGCGACCGTTCACCGGCGAGTACTGGGACAGCCACGAACCCGGCATCTACGTCGACGTGGTGTCCGGCGAACCGTTGTTCGCCTCCGTCGATAAGTTCGAGAGCGGCAGCGGCTGGCCGAGTTTCACCAAGCCGCTCGACCCGGCCAACGTGCGGAAGAAGCGCGACTTCTCGCACCTGATGATCCGCACCGAGGTGCGCTCGGCACACGGCGACAGCCACCTCGGTCACGTCTTCACCGACGGTCCGCGTGCCGAGGGCGGGCTGCGTTACTGCATCAACTCCGCGGCGCTGCGCTTCATCCACCTCGACGACCTCGAGGCGCAGGGATACGGGCAGTACCGTGGGTTATTCACCAAGCCTCGAGAGGAGCACGTGTGA
- a CDS encoding nuclear transport factor 2 family protein, whose translation MGNTFTRDELASAFAEFERTVDHAARTRDWDRWVDHYTDDVLYIEHAAGTMRGREEVRPWIRRTMESFPGNYMTSFPSLWSVIDESTGRIICELDNPMRDPGDGTIISATNISIVTYAGDGKWCRQEDVYNPLRFVAATLKWCKKAEELGTLPDEAAQWMATVSAGPKQ comes from the coding sequence ATGGGCAACACGTTCACCCGCGACGAGCTCGCGAGTGCCTTCGCCGAGTTCGAGCGCACCGTCGACCACGCGGCGCGTACGCGGGACTGGGATCGGTGGGTTGACCACTACACCGACGACGTCCTCTACATCGAGCACGCCGCAGGCACGATGCGGGGCCGCGAGGAGGTGCGGCCGTGGATCCGGCGGACCATGGAGAGCTTCCCCGGCAACTACATGACGTCGTTCCCGTCGCTGTGGAGCGTCATCGACGAGAGCACGGGCCGCATCATCTGCGAACTGGACAATCCCATGCGCGACCCCGGTGACGGGACCATCATCAGCGCCACCAACATCTCGATCGTCACCTATGCCGGCGACGGCAAGTGGTGCCGGCAGGAGGACGTCTACAACCCGCTGCGCTTCGTCGCCGCCACCCTGAAGTGGTGCAAGAAGGCCGAGGAACTCGGCACGCTGCCCGACGAGGCGGCGCAGTGGATGGCCACGGTGAGTGCCGGGCCCAAGCAATGA
- a CDS encoding IS30 family transposase: MGCRGPGRARLPESVRERFWAAVAAGLSPTAAATVAGVHGATGRHWAQQAGYRGESKHFGIRYTAQQRAVFWTAVRSAVPPAQAAVVAGVSEAAARRWLQQADHVPRTPFPAEADLVAESELTSRVRAPLRFVERCRLEQLLEHGYPPAQAAALMGRHKDTINREIARGQTRSVYRASMGQDVADAARKRPKVRKLEANPGLRAEVLQRLETRNSPEQIAGRLRQDFPDDPEMWVSHETIYQAVYVQPRGELAKELKSALRTGRIKRKPQGRNEIADRNRFKAGMVGISERPAEADDRAIPGHWEGDLIMGAGNTSAIGTLVERTTGFVMLLHLPGDHTATTVAAAMTAKVPEIPAILRRSLTWDQGTEMAMHTNITEATGLPIYFCDPHSPWQRGTNENTNGLLRQYFPKGTDLAFWGPGFLDQVAAELNARPRKRHNWRTPAEELDRLLSDPSTYVAATA, from the coding sequence ATGGGTTGTCGGGGTCCTGGTCGGGCGCGGTTGCCGGAGTCAGTGCGCGAGCGGTTCTGGGCGGCGGTGGCAGCAGGTCTGTCGCCGACGGCGGCGGCCACGGTGGCCGGCGTGCACGGCGCGACAGGGCGTCATTGGGCCCAACAGGCTGGTTATCGAGGTGAGTCGAAGCATTTCGGAATCCGGTACACAGCACAGCAGCGGGCGGTGTTCTGGACCGCGGTGAGATCGGCGGTGCCGCCGGCACAGGCCGCGGTGGTCGCTGGCGTGTCGGAGGCCGCGGCCCGACGCTGGCTGCAACAGGCTGACCACGTGCCCAGAACCCCGTTTCCCGCTGAGGCTGATCTCGTTGCAGAAAGTGAGCTGACCTCTCGGGTTCGTGCACCGTTGCGCTTCGTGGAGCGGTGTCGGCTTGAGCAGCTGCTCGAACACGGCTACCCACCAGCACAGGCGGCAGCCTTGATGGGCCGTCATAAGGACACCATCAACCGGGAGATCGCCCGGGGACAGACCCGCTCGGTGTATCGAGCCAGCATGGGCCAAGACGTGGCCGATGCCGCCCGTAAGCGCCCCAAAGTGCGCAAGCTTGAGGCCAACCCTGGGCTGCGGGCCGAGGTTCTGCAACGCTTGGAGACACGCAACAGTCCCGAACAGATCGCGGGCCGGCTGCGTCAAGACTTCCCTGACGATCCGGAGATGTGGGTGTCACACGAGACGATCTACCAAGCCGTCTACGTTCAACCCCGCGGCGAGTTGGCCAAAGAGTTGAAGTCGGCACTACGCACCGGCCGGATCAAGAGAAAACCGCAGGGCCGCAATGAAATAGCCGATCGTAACCGGTTCAAGGCGGGCATGGTCGGCATCTCCGAGCGGCCCGCCGAAGCCGACGATCGCGCTATCCCCGGCCACTGGGAGGGGGACCTGATCATGGGCGCGGGCAACACCAGCGCGATCGGCACCCTGGTCGAGCGCACCACGGGGTTCGTGATGCTGCTACACCTGCCCGGTGATCACACCGCCACCACCGTCGCCGCAGCGATGACCGCCAAAGTCCCCGAGATACCCGCAATCCTGCGCCGTTCACTGACCTGGGACCAGGGCACCGAGATGGCGATGCACACCAACATCACCGAAGCCACCGGGCTACCGATCTACTTCTGCGACCCCCATAGTCCCTGGCAACGCGGCACCAACGAAAACACCAACGGACTGCTACGCCAGTACTTCCCCAAAGGCACTGACCTTGCGTTCTGGGGACCGGGATTCCTCGACCAAGTCGCCGCCGAACTCAACGCCCGACCCCGCAAACGACACAACTGGCGCACACCCGCCGAAGAACTCGACCGACTACTCTCAGATCCGTCCACGTACGTTGCAGCGACAGCTTGA
- a CDS encoding DUF4262 domain-containing protein encodes MCWLCDHPGATRQDFLAVLREKARTNGWAVQYVETTMPFAYTVGLSDWNLPELLMTSVSPARAARVLGTLARAAMGGAALVPGEQMKVPGGPLAEFVEVDHPDVHCGWAVTHADGPVRVLQAVWADGRGRWPWSAQFCDGRRRQPVLGVRARAA; translated from the coding sequence ATGTGCTGGCTGTGTGATCACCCCGGCGCGACCCGGCAGGACTTCCTGGCGGTGTTGCGGGAGAAGGCGCGCACGAACGGGTGGGCGGTGCAGTACGTGGAGACGACGATGCCGTTCGCATACACGGTGGGGTTGTCCGACTGGAACCTGCCCGAACTGCTAATGACCAGCGTGTCGCCGGCGCGGGCCGCCCGGGTGCTGGGAACGCTCGCGCGCGCGGCGATGGGTGGCGCCGCCCTGGTGCCCGGCGAGCAGATGAAGGTGCCCGGCGGCCCGCTGGCCGAATTCGTCGAGGTGGACCATCCGGACGTGCACTGCGGGTGGGCGGTCACGCACGCCGACGGCCCGGTGCGCGTGCTGCAGGCGGTGTGGGCCGACGGGCGCGGCCGCTGGCCGTGGTCGGCGCAGTTCTGCGACGGGCGGCGCCGCCAGCCGGTGCTCGGCGTCCGCGCCCGCGCGGCTTGA
- a CDS encoding prenyltransferase — MSDLPCVPGVFTAEDCRQTAESIAATQESTGAIPWSVGGHTDPWDHIENAMALTAAGLLEPARAAFEWSRVTQRPDGTWPIQLRDGVVEDANSDTNFCAYIATGVWHHVLVTGDRDFAVAMWPVVAKAIDFVLDLQSGTGEIAWARGPAGDADEALLTGCSSIHHSLRCALALADYVGDAQPEWELAVGRLGHAIAHHPEAFVLKDRWSMEWYYPVLGGALRGGRAQARIDERWDDFVVPGLGIRCVDDRPWVTGAETCELVMALDAIGEQDRAHEQFAAMHHLREEDGSYWTGLVYADGKRWPVERTTWTGAAVILAADALSVTTTGSGIFRGSDLPRGLEGEYDCECATSER; from the coding sequence ATGTCTGACCTGCCCTGCGTGCCCGGCGTTTTCACCGCGGAGGACTGCCGGCAGACGGCCGAGTCCATCGCCGCCACGCAGGAGTCCACCGGCGCCATCCCGTGGTCGGTGGGCGGGCACACCGACCCCTGGGACCACATCGAGAACGCGATGGCGCTGACGGCGGCCGGGCTGCTGGAACCTGCGCGCGCGGCGTTCGAATGGTCACGGGTCACCCAGCGGCCGGACGGCACCTGGCCGATCCAGCTGCGCGACGGCGTGGTCGAGGACGCCAACAGCGACACCAACTTCTGCGCCTACATCGCGACCGGCGTCTGGCACCACGTGCTCGTCACCGGTGACCGCGACTTCGCGGTCGCGATGTGGCCCGTGGTGGCCAAGGCCATCGACTTCGTCCTCGATCTGCAGTCGGGCACCGGCGAGATCGCCTGGGCCAGAGGCCCGGCCGGCGACGCCGACGAAGCGCTGCTGACGGGCTGTTCGAGCATCCACCACAGCCTGCGCTGTGCGCTGGCACTGGCCGACTATGTCGGCGATGCGCAACCGGAGTGGGAGCTTGCGGTCGGCAGGCTCGGCCACGCGATCGCCCACCACCCGGAGGCGTTCGTGCTCAAGGACCGCTGGTCGATGGAGTGGTACTACCCGGTGCTGGGCGGCGCGCTGCGGGGTGGCAGGGCGCAGGCACGCATCGACGAGCGGTGGGACGACTTCGTCGTGCCGGGTCTGGGTATCCGCTGCGTCGACGACCGCCCCTGGGTCACCGGAGCCGAAACCTGCGAGCTGGTCATGGCGCTGGACGCCATCGGCGAGCAGGACCGCGCGCACGAGCAGTTCGCCGCCATGCACCACCTCCGCGAAGAGGACGGCTCCTACTGGACGGGACTGGTGTACGCCGACGGCAAGCGGTGGCCGGTGGAGCGCACCACGTGGACGGGCGCCGCGGTGATCCTGGCCGCGGACGCGCTGTCGGTGACGACGACGGGCAGCGGGATCTTCCGCGGCAGCGATCTGCCGAGGGGCCTCGAGGGCGAGTACGACTGCGAGTGCGCGACCAGCGAGCGTTAG
- a CDS encoding TetR/AcrR family transcriptional regulator, whose amino-acid sequence MAETTTVPAPVADRLLDGLASSIGERGYRDTTVADVVRHARTSKRTFYQQFAGKDECLIELLRRNNADLIAAIAAAVDPDADWQAQIRQAVDAYIEHIDSRAAITLCWIREAPALGAVARPLHRQVMAELTELLVTLTGSAGFRRAGLAPVTPPLALILLGGLRELTALFVEDGRDVQGLAEPAVTAATALVGAR is encoded by the coding sequence ATGGCGGAAACGACGACGGTGCCCGCGCCCGTGGCGGACCGCCTGCTGGACGGGCTGGCGTCGTCGATCGGGGAGCGCGGCTACCGGGACACCACGGTCGCCGACGTCGTCCGGCACGCGCGCACGTCCAAGCGCACGTTCTACCAACAGTTCGCCGGCAAGGACGAGTGCCTGATCGAGCTGCTGCGCAGGAACAACGCCGATCTCATCGCCGCCATCGCGGCCGCCGTGGACCCCGACGCGGACTGGCAGGCCCAGATCCGGCAGGCCGTGGACGCCTACATCGAACACATCGACAGCCGGGCCGCGATCACGCTGTGCTGGATCCGGGAGGCGCCCGCCCTCGGTGCGGTCGCCCGACCGCTGCACAGACAGGTGATGGCTGAACTGACCGAGTTGCTGGTGACGCTGACGGGCAGCGCCGGCTTCCGGCGCGCGGGCCTGGCCCCCGTGACGCCGCCGCTGGCTCTCATCCTGCTCGGCGGATTACGGGAGCTGACCGCACTTTTCGTCGAAGACGGCCGGGATGTGCAGGGCCTCGCCGAGCCCGCGGTGACCGCGGCGACCGCGCTCGTCGGCGCCCGCTGA